Within Deinococcus sp. QL22, the genomic segment CCGTCTGGCTGATGCTTGGTATGGCGCTCCTGCGCGACCGATCGATTCAGGCGGTGTGTGACCATCTGCATCTGGCTCTCCCTGATCTCAATGGGAAGACCATCATCAGTTCGGCGGCCCTGGTGCAGGCGCGAGACCGACTGGGTACGGCCCCTCTCAAACACTTGTTCGATGCCGTTGTGACCCGTCATGGACCTGAGCAGCTTGACACCCACCGTTGGCGTGGTTTGGCGGTACTGGGTATTGACGGCATGACCCTCCGTGTTCCGGACAGCGATAAGAACCGGGCGCACTTCAGTCTGCCTCCCAGTGGTGGACACCGTGAAAGTGCGTATCCGCAAGCCCGAATTGTTGGCCTGATGGCGCTTGGGTCGCACTTCCTGCTTGATCTGAAGGTCGGCGCGTATACGGAGAGCGACTCCTCGCTCTCCAGCAGCTTTGATGAGCACCTTCCCGATCACTGTGTGCTGATGGTCGACCGGGGGCTGATGGACTACGGGCGGTTTTACCGCCACCAGAAGCGAGGGGAGGAGCGCCACTGGCTTGTCCGGGCCAGGAGCAACCTGGTGTGGACGGTGCTGGAGGTCTTAGGGCCGAATGAGGTCATCGCTGAAGTTCCCTTTCGCAGACCTGCACGCAGGTCTGACCCCACGCTGCCCCGCAGCATGCAGATCCGTGTCATCTGCTATCAACTCCCAGGCTTCAAACCACAGTGGCTGCTGACGTCCATGCTGGACGCCGAGCGTTACTCAGCGACCGAGATCATTGAGCTCTACCATCAGCGCTGGGAACTCGAAACGGGGTTTGATGAACTGCACACGCATACCCTGGAACGCTTGGAGGCATTGCGCTCTCAAACCCCAGACCGAATTCAGCAGGAACTGTTCGCGTTGGCCGTGGTGTACAACCTGGTGCGCCTAGAAATGGCCCGAGTGGCGGGGCTCCTGGAGGTCAGTCCCTTACGAATTTCGTACCGAACCAGCCTGCTGCTGATCCGGACGTTGTGGCTCAGCGCGTGGGTGGTGGCCGCTGGTCGTCTGCCGCAGTATCTGGAGCAACTTGCCGGTGACATCGCATTGCTGGTGCTCCCGGCGAAACGACCTCGCTCGTACCCACGGGCTGTCAAAATCAAGATGACCCGCTACCCAAGAAAAGTGCGTGCCAGTGCTACGCT encodes:
- a CDS encoding IS4 family transposase: MNLGTALLTTARDQPLNHLSTFATSLDAALVTQALEATGTASVRRRKLPAERAVWLMLGMALLRDRSIQAVCDHLHLALPDLNGKTIISSAALVQARDRLGTAPLKHLFDAVVTRHGPEQLDTHRWRGLAVLGIDGMTLRVPDSDKNRAHFSLPPSGGHRESAYPQARIVGLMALGSHFLLDLKVGAYTESDSSLSSSFDEHLPDHCVLMVDRGLMDYGRFYRHQKRGEERHWLVRARSNLVWTVLEVLGPNEVIAEVPFRRPARRSDPTLPRSMQIRVICYQLPGFKPQWLLTSMLDAERYSATEIIELYHQRWELETGFDELHTHTLERLEALRSQTPDRIQQELFALAVVYNLVRLEMARVAGLLEVSPLRISYRTSLLLIRTLWLSAWVVAAGRLPQYLEQLAGDIALLVLPAKRPRSYPRAVKIKMTRYPRKVRASATLPS